A genomic stretch from Heterodontus francisci isolate sHetFra1 chromosome 23, sHetFra1.hap1, whole genome shotgun sequence includes:
- the LOC137382912 gene encoding zinc finger protein 728-like encodes MQTVKIAQVQKGCQCEITQRNKGYQCEITERNKGYQCEITEGEKSYQCEITQRNKGYQCEITEGEKSYQCEITEGEKSYHCEITQRKKGYHCEITQGEKGHHCDIRQGEKGYHWEKGYRCEITQGEKGYHCEITQGEKGHHCEITQGEKGHHCEITQRKKGYHCEITQGEKGYHCEITQGEKGYHCEITQGEKGYHCEITQRKKGYHCEITQGEKGNHCQITQGEKGYHCEITQRKKGYHCEITQGEKGHHCQITQGEKGYHCEITQRKKGYHCEITQGEKGHHCEITQGEKGHHCEITQGEKGHHFKITLEKKGYHCEITQGEKGHHYKITQGEKGYHCEITHGKKGHHCKITQEEKGYHCEITHGEKGHHGEITQGEKGHHGEITQGEKGHHCEIIQGEKGHHGEITQGGNGHHCEITHGEKGHHCEITQEEKGYHCEITHGEKGHHCEITQGGKGHHCEITHGEKGHHCEITQEEKGYHCEIAHREKGHHCDITQGEKGHHCEITHGEKGYHCEITHGEKGHHCEIIQGEKGYHYEIT; translated from the exons ATGCAGACAGTGAAGATTGCACAGGTACAGAAGGGCTGTCAGTGTGAGATTACACAGAGGAACAAGGGCTATCAGTGTGAGATTACAGAGAGGAACAAGGGCTATCAGTGTGAGATTACAGAGGGGGAGAAGAGCTATCAGTGTGAGATTACACAGAGGAACAAGGGCTATCAGTGTGAGATTACAGAGGGGGAGAAGAGCTATCAGTGTGAGATTACAGAGGGGGAGAAGAGCTATCATTGTGAGATTACACAGAGGAAGAAAGGCTATCATTGTGAGATTACACAGGGGGAGAAGGGCCATCATTGTGACATTAGACAAGGGGAGAAGGGCTATCATT GGGAGAAGGGCTATCGTTGTGAGATTACACAAGGGGAGAAGGGCTATCATTGTGAGATTACACAGGGGGAGAAGGGCCATCATTGTGAGATTACACAGGGGGAGAAGGGCCATCATTGTGAGATTACACAGAGGAAGAAAGGCTATCATTGTGAGATTACACAAGGGGAGAAGGGCTATCATTGTGAGATTACACAAGGGGAGAAGGGCTATCATTGTGAGATTACACAAGGGGAGAAGGGCTATCATTGTGAGATTACACAGAGGAAGAAGGGCTATCATTGTGAGATTACACAAGGGGAGAAGGGCAATCATTGTCAGATTACACAAGGGGAGAAGGGCTATCATTGTGAGATTACACAGAGGAAGAAGGGCTATCATTGTGAGATTACACAAGGGGAGAAGGGCCATCATTGTCAGATTACACAAGGGGAGAAGGGCTATCATTGTGAGATTACACAGAGGAAGAAGGGCTATCATTGTGAGATTACACAAGGGGAGAAGGGCCATCATTGTGAGATTACACAAGGGGAGAAGGGCCATCATTGCGAGATTACACAGGGAGAGAAGGGCCATCATTTCAAGATTACACTGGAGAAGAAGGGCTATCATTGTGAGATTACACAAGGGGAGAAGGGCCATCATTACAAGATTACACAGGGGGAGAAGGGCTATCATTGTGAGATTACACACGGAAAGAAGGGCCATCATTGTAAGATTACACAGGAGGAGAAGGGCTATCATTGTGAGATTACACACGGAGAGAAGGGCCATCATGGTGAGATTACACAGGGAGAGAAGGGCCATCATGGTGAGATTACACAGGGAGAGAAGGGCCATCATTGTGAGATTATACAGGGGGAGAAGGGCCATCATGGTGAGATTACACAGGGGGGGAATGGCCATCATTGTGAGATTACACACGGAGAGAAGGGCCATCATTGTGAGATTACACAGGAGGAGAAGGGCTATCATTGTGAGATTACACACGGAGAGAAGGGCCATCATTGTGAGATTACACAGGGGGGGAAGGGCCATCATTGTGAGATTACACACGGAGAGAAGGGCCATCATTGTGAGATTACACAGGAGGAGAAGGGCTATCATTGTGAGATTGCACACAGAGAGAAGGGCCATCATTGCGACATTACACAGGGGGAGAAGGGCCATCATTGCGAGATTACACACGGAGAGAAGGGCTATCATTGTGAGATTACACACGGAGAGAAGGGCCATCATTGTGAGATTATACAGGGGGAGAAGGGCTATCATTATGAGATTACATAG